In Helianthus annuus cultivar XRQ/B chromosome 3, HanXRQr2.0-SUNRISE, whole genome shotgun sequence, a single window of DNA contains:
- the LOC110929763 gene encoding tryptophan synthase beta chain 1 produces the protein MAFSSSNITYRATITKPSSSPYPRSNPSQSSLTFTKASTFSPKSFSVSCVMTQQSTNSSAAPAEPAVLRPDSLGRFGKFGGKYVPETLMYALSELESAFHALATDHEFQKELDGILKDYVGRESPLYFAERLTEHYKRPNGEGPEIYLKREDLNHTGAHKINNAVAQALLAKKLGKERIIAETGAGQHGVATATVCARFGLKCIIYMGAQDMERQALNVFRMKLLGAEVRAVHSGTATLKDATSEAIRDWVTNVETTHYILGSVAGPHPYPMMVREFHAVIGKETRKQALEKWGGKPDVLVACVGGGSNAMGLFHEFVDDKDVRLIGVEAAGFGLDSGKHAATLTKGEVGVLHGAMSYLLQDDDGQIIEPHSISAGLDYPGVGPEHSFLKDLGRAEYYSITDAEALEAFKRLSRLEGIIPALETSHALAYLEKLCPTLPNGTKVVLNCSGRGDKDVHTAIKHLQV, from the exons ATGGCATTCTCTTCCTCCAACATAACTTACAGAGCCACCATTACCAAACCTTCATCTTCACCTTATCCCAGATCTAACCCTTCACAATCATCCCTCACATTCACTAAAGCTTCCACCTTTTCACCCAAATCCTTCTCAGTTTCTTGTGTCATGACCCAACAATCCACCAATTCATCGGCTGCGCCGGCTGAACCGGCGGTTCTCCGCCCTGATTCGCTCGGCCGGTTCGGTAAGTTTGGAGGGAAGTATGTGCCAGAAACTCTAATGTATGCTTTATCGGAACTTGAGTCTGCTTTTCATGCCCTAGCAACCGACCATGAATTTCAG AAAGAGTTAGATGGCATACTAAAGGATTATGTTGGTAGGGAAAGCCCTCTTTATTTTGCTGAACGGCTTACAGAACACTATAAACGTCCAAACGGTGAAGGACCAGAAATCTATCTCAAGAGGGAAGATCTGAACCATACTGGTGCTCATAAGATCAACAATGCAGTAGCTCAAGCTTTGCTGGCTAAGAAGCTGGGTAAAGAACGAATTATTGCGGAAACCGGGGCTGGCCAGCATGGAGTTGCGACCGCCACTGTTTGCGCTCGGTTCGGGTTGAAATGCATTATTTATATGGGTGCTCAAGATATGGAAAGACAGGCACTTAACGTGTTCAGAATGAAATTACTTGGTGCAGAG GTTAGAGCGGTTCATTCCGGGACAGCCACATTGAAAGATGCAACATCAGAAGCCATAAGGGACTGGGTGACGAACGTTGAAACAACCCATTACATACTGGGTTCTGTCGCGGGCCCACACCCGTACCCCATGATGGTACGCGAGTTCCATGCTGTAATCGGCAAAGAAACAAGAAAACAAGCCTTAGAAAAATGGGGCGGAAAGCCCGACGTGCTGGTTGCTTGTGTTGGTGGCGGGTCAAATGCCATGGGCCTGTTTCACGAGTTTGTTGACGATAAAGATGTGAGACTCATTGGTGTTGAGGCTGCGGGTTTCGGGCTAGATAGCGGAAAACATGCAGCCACCTTGACGAAAGGTGAAGTTGGTGTGTTGCATGGTGCGATGAGCTATTTGTTGCAGGATGATGATGGACAGATAATTGAGCCTCATTCTATTAGTGCGGG gttggATTATCCGGGAGTTGGACCTGAGCATAGCTTTCTGAAAGATTTAGGTCGTGCTGAATATTATAGCATCACTGATGCAGAAGCGTTGGAAG CTTTTAAGAGACTATCTAGACTGGAGGGCATAATCCCAGCTTTGGAAACATCGCACGCGCTTGCATATTTGGAGAAACTATGCCCAACGCTACCAAACGGAACCAAAGTTGTTCTCAACTGCAGTGGAAGGGGCGACAAAGATGTTCATACCGCCATCAAACATTTGCAGGTTTGA
- the LOC110929764 gene encoding glucose-6-phosphate/phosphate translocator 1, chloroplastic produces the protein MMCSLKQSYVIGTNGVVSQRRNPFVQLPVLSSISMPKIPNLSAISVAKPLHIASVESLGSLEIGPKRRSLVVKAYDADRSEGEGVVEKAEAARKVKIGFYFATWWFLNVIFNIYNKKVLNAFPFPWLTSTLSLAAGSLIMLISWATKVAEAPNTDVEFWKSLFPVALAHTIGHVAATVSMSKVAVSFTHIIKSGEPAFSVLVSRFILGETFPLPVYLSLVPIIGGCGLAALTELNFNMTGFMGAMISNLAFVFRNIFSKRGMKGKSVSGMNYYACLSLLSLLILTPFAIAVEGPQLWAVGWQKAITEIGPHFIWWVAAQSIFYHLYNQVSYMSLDEISPLTFSIGNTMKRISVIVSSIIIFRTPVQPVNALGAAIAVLGTFLYSQAKQ, from the exons ATGATGTGTTCTTTAAAACAATCTTATGTTATTGGAACCAATGGTGTTGTTAGTCAAAGAAGAAACCCTTTTGTTCAATTACCGGTTTTATCATCAATTTCTATGCCAAAAATCCCAAATTTGTCTGCAATTTCTGTTGCAAAACCGTTGCATATTGCTTCAGTTGAGAGTCTTGGATCATTGGAGATAGGGCCTAAAAGGAGATCATTGGTGGTTAAAGCTTATGATGCTGATCGATCTGAAGGTGAAGGGGTTGTTGAAAAGGCTGAAGCAGCTAGAAAAGTGAAAATTGGGTTTTATTTTGCAACATGGTGGTTTTTGAATGtgatttttaatatttataataaaaaggttttgaatgctttTCCTTTTCCTTGGTTGACATCAACTTTGTCTCTTGCTGCTGGATCTCTTATTATGTTGATTTCTTGGGCTACAAAAGTTGCTGAAGCACCTAATACTGATGTGGAGTTCTGGAAATCTTTGTTCCCT GTTGCATTGGCTCATACAATTGGTCATGTAGCAGCAACTGTGAGTATGTCAAAGGTTGCTGTTTCTTTCACTCACATAATCAAAAGTGGTGAGCCTGCTTTCAGTGTTCTGGTTTCAAGGTTCATTTTGGGCGAAACGTTTCCTCTGCCGGTTTACTTGTCACTCGTCCCGATCATCGGTGGTTGTGGTCTTGCCGCCCTTACTGAACTCAACTTCAACATGACTG GATTCATGGGAGCAATGATTTCTAACTTGGCATTTGTGTTTAGGAACATATTTTCAAAAAGAGGGATGAAGGGGAAATCTGTTAGTGGGATGAATTATTATGCCTGTTTATCATTGCTGTCACTCTTGATCCTTACTCCATTTGCAATTGCTGTGGAGGGTCCTCAGCTATGGGCAGTTGGGTGGCAGAAAGCCATCACTGAAATTGGACCCCATTTCATTTG GTGGGTGGCAGCACAAAGTATCTTCTACCACTTGTACAACCAAGTTTCCTACATGTCACTTGACGAAATCTCACCTTTGACGTTTAGCATTGGGAACACAATGAAACGTATATCTGTGATAGTGTCATCCATCATCATCTTCCGAACACCGGTCCAACCAGTTAATGCTCTTGGAGCTGCAATCGCTGTCCTTGGAACTTTCTTGTATTCTCAG GCGAAGCAATAA